Proteins encoded in a region of the Candidatus Obscuribacter sp. genome:
- a CDS encoding chitobiase/beta-hexosaminidase C-terminal domain-containing protein: MSNKPFPCTFQLQGPSLLKEITVDQKHSSATNGGIFLSRRKSRLFGRAKTCAIYSILTVSLQPLAAWAVTAPTISPGTGVQTAPVSTVTITATPGDTIHYTTNGTQPTSSSPTYTAPLTIGDTAVIKALATSGGVDSAITESYIQNAPNTLLCPGQVLKSGIKATGVHSQAAVAPSTPGWICLAMPLATTPRKAHQAIARL; encoded by the coding sequence CTGAGTAACAAGCCATTTCCTTGCACCTTCCAACTGCAGGGACCTAGCTTGTTGAAAGAAATTACAGTGGATCAAAAGCATTCCAGTGCCACTAATGGTGGCATCTTTTTGTCACGCAGAAAATCAAGGCTCTTCGGAAGAGCCAAAACCTGCGCAATCTACAGCATTCTTACGGTGTCCTTGCAACCACTAGCGGCTTGGGCTGTTACAGCTCCGACGATATCACCTGGGACTGGTGTGCAGACCGCACCGGTGTCAACTGTTACCATCACAGCGACTCCAGGAGACACTATACACTACACCACCAATGGCACTCAGCCCACTTCCAGCTCGCCCACCTACACAGCACCCCTCACCATAGGCGATACCGCTGTGATCAAGGCGCTTGCCACATCTGGTGGTGTCGACAGTGCTATTACAGAAAGCTACATTCAGAATGCTCCCAATACTCTCCTGTGCCCAGGTCAGGTCTTAAAGTCTGGTATAAAAGCGACTGGGGTGCACTCACAAGCGGCGGTAGCGCCGTCGACACCTGGGTGGATATGTCTGGCAATGCCTCTCGCAACGACGCCACGCAAAGCACATCAGGCAATCGCCCGACTCTAG
- a CDS encoding chitobiase/beta-hexosaminidase C-terminal domain-containing protein: protein MGIASNNDAEVWYTLDGTTPSAGGGTSVQYTGPVWISYTRTLKAIAVAKGVSSNVVSATYTLDSVRYPAPDPSDTRPLNINLQLPTTAIPD, encoded by the coding sequence ATTGGCATAGCCAGCAACAATGATGCCGAAGTCTGGTACACACTGGATGGCACGACTCCATCAGCAGGAGGTGGGACCAGCGTGCAGTATACCGGTCCTGTCTGGATCTCCTACACACGGACTCTTAAGGCAATTGCAGTTGCCAAAGGCGTTTCAAGCAATGTCGTTAGCGCCACCTACACTCTTGACTCTGTTCGCTATCCAGCACCTGACCCATCTGATACACGTCCACTAAACATCAATTTGCAGTTGCCGACAACTGCGATACCGGATTAG